In Rosa chinensis cultivar Old Blush chromosome 1, RchiOBHm-V2, whole genome shotgun sequence, a genomic segment contains:
- the LOC112172362 gene encoding protein FAR1-RELATED SEQUENCE 5-like encodes MPTLIDIEDDGEHSMGTALGKDSMFVNCQTSNDDDLYGVIVNSEEEAYNLYCEYGARMGFSVRIMQRRKTNNVVKQVNYCCSKEGFKLDSDPSEVKKADRLDIRTGCTAKIRFGLQDNNLWKATLFVPEHNHKLAELEERQFLRSNRKVSNAHQGVIRSMKTAGMSTINTYSYLAEEVGGSQNVGFTKTDCYNFVSRDRMIMLEAGDAQSLINLFKRKQIEDPMFFYTVQVDQENRMTNFFWRDGKSKIDFECFGDVVVFDTTYRTNKYNMICAPFVGVNHHWKNVLFGCAFLLDETTASFIWLFETFLEAMEGKKPKTIFTDRCQAMANAIEKVFPETRHRLCLWHISKNAVQNLNWLYRNSDFGELFKKLLFRRVTEDEFESTWDEIIQKFDLAGNTWLQTLYNLREKWCALFSKDTFSAGILSTQRSESTNNVFTLMSTKTLSLTEFVHHYDKQAEQMRSSELEETFRCNNGIPTRAAKSSGIKKQAGMVYTRKIYNLFEFEFIASLAVKMEEVGSDGTLQTFELNEEGHKRVYIVQFNSSNLTISCSCQMYESMGWLCRHALRVLNVKNITQIPTQYILKRWTKDAKKGVEANSVPVQVNGDIAKEYFNAKGL; translated from the coding sequence ATGCCTACATTAATTGACATAGAAGACGATGGAGAACATAGCATGGGAACTGCTTTGGGAAAAGATTCAATGTTTGTGAATTGTCAAACTAGTAATGATGATGACTTGTATGGAGTGATTGTGAATAGTGAGGAAGAAGCATATAACCTCTACTGTGAGTATGGTGCTAGAATGGGGTTTAGTGTTCGGATAATGCAGAGGAGGAAAACCAACAATGTTGTGAAGCAAGTTAattattgttgttcaaaagaaggttTTAAACTAGATAGTGATCCTTCGGAAGTGAAAAAGGCAGATAGGCTAGACATTAGAACTGGTTGCACAGCAAAAATTCGATTTGGATTGCAAGATAACAATTTATGGAAAGCGACTCTCTTTGTCCCTGAACACAACCATAAGCTTGCAGAGCTAGAAGAAAGACAATTTTTGCGCTCCAATCGAAAAGTTTCAAATGCTCATCAGGGGGTGATTAGATCAATGAAAACCGCAGGTATGAGTACGataaatacatattcatatttaGCAGAAGAAGTTGGGGGATCTCAAAATGTTGGATTTACAAAGACTGACTGCTACAATTTTGTAAGCAGAGACAGAATGATTATGCTTGAAGCAGGGGATGCTCAAAGCTTGATCAATTTATTCAAGAGAAAGCAAATTGAAGATCCTATGTTTTTCTACACCGTGCAAGTGGATCAAGAAAATCGAATGACAAACTTTTTCTGGAGAGATGGGAAGTCAAAAATTGACTTTGAATGCTTTGGGGATGTAGTAGTATTTGATACTACTTACCGAACCAATAAGTATAACATGATTTGTGCTCCTTTCGTTGGGGTTAACCACCATTGGAaaaatgtgttgtttggttgtGCATTTTTGCTAGATGAGACGACTGCTTCATTTATTTGGTTATTTGAGACATTCTTAGAAGCGATGGAGGGTAAGAAACCCAAGACTATCTTTACTGATAGATGTCAGGCAATGGCAAATGCCATTGAGAAGGTCTTTCCTGAGACCCGTCATCGTTTATGCTTGTGGCACATATCAAAGAATGCGGTACAAAACTTGAATTGGCTGTACAGAAACTCTGATTTTGGTGAACTCTTCAAGAAGTTGCTTTTTAGACGTGTgacagaagatgaatttgagtcTACTTGGGATGAAATAATACAGAAGTTTGACCTTGCAGGGAACACATGGCTCCAGACACTCTATAATCTTCGTGAAAAATGGTGTGCATTATTTAGCAAGGATACATTTTCTGCTGGAATATTATCTACACAAAGAAGTGAGAGCACAAACAATGTGTTTACCCTCATGTCTACTAAAACACTGAGTCTCACTGAATTTGTGCATCATTATGATAAACAGGCAGAACAAATGCGTTCAAGTGAATTGGAAGAGACTTTTCGATGCAATAACGGAATACCTACTAGGGCTGCAAAAAGTAGTGGAATTAAGAAGCAAGCTGGTATGGTCTACACtcgaaaaatttataatttatttgagtttgagtttatcGCTAGCTTGGCAGTGAAGATGGAGGAAGTTGGAAGTGATGGGACATTGCAGACATTTGAGCTTAATGAGGAGGGCCATAAAAGAGTGTACATTGTCCAATTCAATTCTTCGAATCTGACCATCTCCTGTAGTTGTCAGATGTACGAATCTATGGGCTGGTTATGTCGTCATGCTTTGAGGGTTTTGAATGTGAAAAATATTACTCAAATACCGACACAGTATATACTAAAGAGATGGACAAAGGATGCAAAGAAAGGAGTTGAGGCAAATAGTGTACCAGTACAAGTCAACGGTGACATTGCGAAGGAATACTTTAATGCGAAAGGCTTATAG
- the LOC121048918 gene encoding protein SGT1 homolog B-like — translation MVPEKCRFDVLSTKVDIRLAKAEPIHSRDVQFSKDNPVPLKVNAPVIGVQRPSYPSSKPKWVDWDKLEAQEKDEKLDGDAALNKFFQDTFKDADEDTRRAMRKSFVELNGTVLSTIWKKVGTKKVEESAPDGMEMRKWEYQELKLDSACNLFGVPFILVDAV, via the exons ATGGTTCCTGAAAAGTGCAGATTTGATGTTTTGTCTACCAAAGTTGACATTCGCCTGGCCAAAGCTGAACCTATACATTCAAGAGATGTCCAGTTCAGCAAGGATAACCCTGTTCCACTAAAGGTTAATGCCCCAG TTATTGGCGTCCAAAGGCCATCTTACCCATCCTCCAAACCAAAATGGGTAGATTGGGACAAGCTTGAAGCCCAA GAAAAAGATGAGAAGCTTGATGGTGATGCAGCTTTGAACAAATTTTTCCAAGACACATTCAAGGATGCTGATGAGGACACAAGAAGGGCCATGAGAAAATCTTTT GTGGAGTTGAACGGAACGGTGCTTTCGACAATCTGGAAAAAAGTGGGCACCAAGAAGGTCGAGGAAAGTGCTCCTGATGGTATGGAGATGAGGAAATGGGAGTACCAAGAGCTCAAGTTGGACAGTGCTTGTAACCTATTTGGAGTGCCTTTCATTTTGGTGGACGCTGTTTAG
- the LOC112186483 gene encoding uncharacterized protein LOC112186483, with protein sequence MSLVDERTILRSIVTKQDRLYLLNKVIGARLISYEIKNFFVPESYYTGTIRFDNETQKEACFFKFAQNEGEVAKHIFKAASKLNQDGILQPWFLTNNKLEKTWILCYEHFNSLLSELPDNKIFELPENWRLSVRNSMKTIKYIHERYLLHLGLKKRSSYALINDRKNGFKIKILFDRNSSTENSVYDIKKAKLDDWKDYKDVLEFLLKSLPQTDDLKLFLNYFGLDQKGKYDVFVDRLIAHPFLLCAEENMNFIANVQHAIITQRISFLSGEKFKEYENWDKKLDDWLKGIYSQQIVDGFSYNVMSVTGLIWFLRDVYVHNCDKFEEVDCHLMQSFPGLYGQLYESL encoded by the exons ATGAGTCTGGTTGACGAAAGAACCATATTGAGGAGCATCGTAACAAAACAGGATCGTCTGTACCTCCTCAATAAG gTGATAGGCGCTCGTTTAATCTCGTATGAGATAAAGAACTTCTTCGTGCCAGAATCATACTACACTGGAACTATCCGATTTGACAACGAGACACAAAAAGAAGCCTGTTTTTTCAAATTTGCACAGAATGAAGGAGAAGTAGCTAAGCATATTTTTAAAGCAGCTTCCAAATTGAATCAAGATGGAATCCTACAGCCCTGGTTTCTCACCAATAACAAATTAGAGAAGACGTGGATTTTATGTTACGAGCACTTCAACTCTCTTCTCAGTGAGCTACCAGATAACAAAATTTTTGAGCTGCCTGAAAATTGGCGTCTCTCTGTTAG GAACTCTATGAAGACCATCAAGTACATACATGAACGCTATCTTCTTCATCTgggtttaaaaaaaagaagtagcTACGCCCTAATTAATGACAGGAAGAAtggtttcaaaatcaaaatcctctTTGATCGTAATTCATCGACTGAGAATTCGGTGTACGACATAAAAAAGGCAAAGTTGGATGATTGGAAAGATTATAAGGACGTGCTGGAGTTTCTGTTGAAGTCATTGCCACAAACGGATGACCTAAAGTtgtttctaaattattttggtctGGACCAAAAAGG GAAATATGATGTATTCGTTGATCGACTCATTGCACATCCTTTTCTCTTGTGTGCTGAAGAAAACATGAATTTTATTGCAAACGTACAGCATGCCATTATTACCCAAAGGATCAGTTTTTTAAGTGGTGAAAAATTCAAAGAGTATGAGAATTGGGATAAGAAACTTGATGATTGGCTGAAAGGTATATACTCACAGCAAATAGTAGATGGATTCAGTTATAACGTCATGAGTGTAACAGGTCTCATTTGGTTTTTGAGAGATGTTTATGTCCACAATTGTGATAAATTTGAAGAGGTTGATTGTCACTTGATGCAATCGTTTCCTGGGTTATACGGTCAGCTTTACGAATCTTTATGA
- the LOC112172356 gene encoding F-box protein At5g52880, translating to MKTRSAVSAAHLLLQSVEATLPKQKKNLAVTEYKNAMIAHKRRAKARQEENVAHLPQDVLVHVFSFLDFQSLVSVGQVCWPWNFAASDNRLWQRQYATFFRDSYNDLNIKEQHTSRQVEDDSYTMYSLLDLLKVHFVTGESKLQFYHL from the exons ATGAAGACGCGCAGTGCTGTCTCAGCAGCTCACCTCCTCCTCCAGAGCGTTGAGGCCACTTTGCCGAAGCAAAAGAAGAACTTGGCTGTTACAGAATATAAGAATGCAATGATTGCTCACAAGAGGCGCGCTAAAGCTCGCCAAGAAGAGAATG TTGCCCATCTGCCACAAGATGTTCTTGTACATGTATTCAGTTTCCTGGATTTTCAATCTTTAGTCTCTGTTGGGCAAGTCTGCTG GCCATGGAATTTTGCAGCAAGTGATAACCGGCTGTGGCAGAGGCAATACGCTACGTTCTTTAGGGACTCTTACAATGACTTGAATATCAAGGAACAGCATACCAGTAGACAGGTTGAAGATGATAGTTATACGATGTATTCCTTGCTGGATCTGTTAAAAGTGCATTTTGTCACCGGAGAATCTAAGTTGCAATTTTACCACTTATAA